The Nitrospira sp. sequence AACGTGTTCATCCCGGTGCCGTTGGTCGTGACCATCAAGACCTGAGGGAGAATTTCCTTCTGGCCCTTATAATCCTCCCAAGCCAGTTTTCCTAAGCCACAGCCCGGACCGGTGTCCGGATTTGCCGCCATGGCCAGACCCGCCTGGGCGCCGAACAGTACGGCGATAGCCAATAAGAGCATTTTCTTCGGCATAAGTCCTCCTCCGTTAGAATTGGTTAAGCACCCCTGCTACTGCATAAACACTGACACGTACTATAACCAAACTCACCGTCGATGGTTTTAAAAGAGTTTGCCACTAGGGAAGTACCTAGGCCTCCTTCTGTCGGCGGGAAATTTTTGTAATTATAGACGAATCGGAACGAATCGCAACCACTTTTCTCAGCCCAAGGATTCCTACCTACCCACTGCCTCACGAGCGATTCTAAATGCCATCATTCACTTGTTCCGCCTCAGCTCAATTTAAATTGACGAACGCGATGAGTCCGACTATACTCCGCTTCGGCGATTGCCTCCCTTAGCTAGGCAGTCAAACTATTTCATTCTATTAAGGAGGACCTATGAAGCACGTATCCAGACTTTCCCTAGCGGTCATTGCCCTAGCGGGCCTCGGTTTGAGCGGCTGTCAGATCGTCGCCTCTCCGATGGCAGGCGCCATCTTTGGCGAGACGAAGTACGGCTTTGTCGCGACCGACGCGTCTGCTGCTTCCAAAGAGGGCAAGGCCTGCGGCACCTCGATCCTGGGTCTGGTCGCACAAGGT is a genomic window containing:
- a CDS encoding TRL-like family protein, whose translation is MKHVSRLSLAVIALAGLGLSGCQIVASPMAGAIFGETKYGFVATDASAASKEGKACGTSILGLVAQGDASIQAAKAAGGVSTVASVDHYAKNILGVYGEWCTIVRGS